The following nucleotide sequence is from Pseudomonas sp. S09G 359.
GCTGTGTGCGCTCGCAGCAATGCTCACGGTGCTATGGACATTGCGCCGCCTGCCGGCGCACTTGGCGAGCGCACCGCCCTCGTCCTGATCGCTATTGCAAGCGCCCGTCGTGGCCGTTGGCTCAGCGCCAACCATTCGTCGGGCGTCACCGGTATCCATTACAACTATCGCCAAGCCCATCCTTACTAAACCCATAGCGTCCTTGGAACCCTATGGAGATTGAAATGACTGACTACCCACGCCCGCCCTTCGCCCCACAGGCCCAAACCGTGCCCGGCAGCCAGAAGCAAATGGACCCGTACCCCGATTGCGGTGAGCAAAGCTACAAGGGCTCGGGCCGGCTGGCCAACAAGATTGCCCTGGTGACGGGCGCCGACAGCGGCATTGGGCGCGCGGTTGCCATCGCCTTTGCCCGCGAAGGTGCCGATGTAGCCATCGCCTACCTGGATGAGCATGAAGATGCCAGGGAAACCGCGCGCTGGGTCGAAGAAGCCGGTCGCCAGTGCCTGTTGCTTCCCGGTGATATCGCGCAAAAGGCCAACTGTCAGGCGCTGGTCGACAAAACGGTCGAACAGTTCGGCCGCATCGATGTGCTGGTGAACAACGCCGCGTTCCAGATGACCCATGAAACCCTCGAAGAGATCGAGGATGAGGAATGGGTGAAGACCTTCGATATCAACATCACGGCCATGTTTCGAATCTGCAAGGCCGCGCTGCCACATATGAAGACCGGCAGTTCGATCATCAATACCAGTTCGGTCAACTCGGACATGCCCAAGCCGACCTTGCTGGCGTATGCCGCCACCAAAGGCGCGATTGCCAACTTCACCGGTGGATTGGCGC
It contains:
- a CDS encoding glucose 1-dehydrogenase; protein product: MTDYPRPPFAPQAQTVPGSQKQMDPYPDCGEQSYKGSGRLANKIALVTGADSGIGRAVAIAFAREGADVAIAYLDEHEDARETARWVEEAGRQCLLLPGDIAQKANCQALVDKTVEQFGRIDVLVNNAAFQMTHETLEEIEDEEWVKTFDINITAMFRICKAALPHMKTGSSIINTSSVNSDMPKPTLLAYAATKGAIANFTGGLAQLLGPKGIRVNSVAPGPIWTPLIVATMTDEDVQSFGSETPLGRPGQPVEVAPIYVLLASDEASYISGSRYAVTGGKPIL